In Streptantibioticus cattleyicolor NRRL 8057 = DSM 46488, a genomic segment contains:
- the dnaJ gene encoding molecular chaperone DnaJ, protein MATDYYAVLGVRRDAGQDEIKKAFRRLARELHPDVNPDPKTQERFKEINAAYEVLSDPQKKQIYDLGGDPLSASGGAGGAGAGGFGAGFGNFSDIMDAFFGTASQRGPRSRTRRGQDAMIRLEIELDEAAFGTTKEIQVDTAVTCTTCAGEGAAPGTAAQTCDMCRGRGEVSQVTRSFLGQVMTSRPCPQCQGFGTVVPTPCPECAGDGRIRSRRTLTVKIPAGVDNGTRIQLAGEGEVGPGGGPAGDLYVEIRELPHQVFQRRGDDLHCTVTIPMTAAALGTKVPLETLDGLEEVDIRPGTQSGQSIPLHQRGITHLRGGGRGDLVVHVEVQTPTKLDAEQEELLRRLAVLRGEERPSGHFQPGQQGLFSRLKDAFNGR, encoded by the coding sequence GTGGCGACGGACTACTACGCGGTCCTGGGCGTCCGGCGTGACGCCGGACAGGACGAGATCAAGAAGGCGTTCCGCCGACTCGCTCGCGAGCTCCACCCGGACGTCAACCCGGACCCCAAGACCCAGGAGCGGTTCAAGGAGATCAACGCCGCTTACGAGGTCCTCTCCGATCCGCAGAAGAAGCAGATCTACGACCTCGGCGGCGATCCGCTGTCCGCCTCCGGCGGGGCCGGCGGCGCGGGCGCCGGCGGCTTCGGCGCGGGCTTCGGCAACTTCAGCGACATCATGGACGCCTTCTTCGGCACGGCGTCCCAGCGCGGCCCGCGTTCGCGCACCCGGCGCGGCCAGGACGCGATGATCCGGCTGGAGATCGAGCTGGACGAGGCGGCCTTCGGCACCACCAAGGAGATCCAGGTCGACACCGCCGTCACCTGCACCACGTGTGCCGGTGAGGGCGCCGCCCCGGGCACCGCGGCGCAGACCTGCGACATGTGCCGCGGCCGGGGCGAGGTCTCCCAGGTGACCCGTTCCTTCCTCGGCCAGGTGATGACCTCCCGGCCGTGTCCGCAGTGCCAGGGCTTCGGCACCGTGGTGCCGACCCCGTGCCCGGAGTGCGCCGGCGACGGCCGGATCCGGTCCCGGCGCACCCTCACCGTCAAGATCCCGGCCGGTGTGGACAACGGCACCCGCATCCAGCTGGCCGGCGAGGGCGAGGTCGGCCCCGGCGGCGGCCCCGCCGGTGACCTGTACGTGGAGATCCGCGAGCTGCCGCACCAGGTCTTCCAGCGGCGCGGCGACGACCTGCACTGCACGGTGACCATCCCCATGACGGCCGCCGCGCTCGGCACCAAGGTGCCGCTGGAGACGCTGGACGGCCTGGAGGAGGTGGACATCCGGCCCGGCACCCAGTCCGGCCAGTCGATCCCGCTGCACCAGCGCGGCATCACCCACCTGCGCGGCGGCGGCCGGGGCGACCTGGTGGTCCACGTCGAGGTGCAGACCCCGACCAAGCTCGACGCCGAGCAGGAGGAGCTGCTGCGGCGGCTGGCCGTGCTGCGCGGCGAGGAGCGCCCCTCCGGCCACTTCCAGCCCGGCCAGCAGGGGCTCTTCTCCCGGCTGAAGGACGCCTTCAACGGCCGCTGA
- a CDS encoding MBL fold metallo-hydrolase, with amino-acid sequence MEKTERDGWERLAPGVARRRLAFLDVTIGVVVGTDGVLLIDSGSTVPEGERLRREVRDLTGRDVTHLALTHAHFDHVLGASAFPEAAVYGQAGLAGVLARGRAELGEDAVRYGVAGPEARRAVDALVTPGHPVDRRHALDLGGREALLVHPGPGHTGHDLAVVVPGTPVVVFCGDLVEESGEPQAGPDAVPGRWPAALDALLELGGETAVYVPGHGAVVDARFVRAQRDALARRFAVG; translated from the coding sequence GTGGAGAAGACGGAGCGGGACGGGTGGGAGCGGCTGGCGCCGGGGGTCGCCCGGCGCAGGCTGGCGTTCCTGGACGTGACGATCGGGGTGGTGGTCGGCACCGACGGGGTGCTGCTGATCGACAGCGGCTCGACGGTGCCGGAGGGTGAACGGCTGCGCCGGGAGGTGCGCGATCTGACCGGGCGGGACGTCACCCATCTGGCCCTCACCCATGCCCATTTCGACCACGTCCTGGGCGCCTCGGCGTTCCCGGAGGCGGCGGTGTACGGGCAGGCGGGGCTGGCCGGGGTACTGGCGCGGGGGCGTGCGGAGCTGGGTGAGGACGCGGTGCGGTACGGGGTGGCCGGACCGGAGGCGCGGCGGGCGGTGGACGCGCTGGTGACCCCGGGCCACCCGGTGGACCGGCGGCACGCGCTGGACCTCGGCGGACGCGAGGCGCTGCTGGTCCACCCCGGCCCCGGCCACACCGGGCACGACCTGGCGGTGGTGGTGCCCGGCACCCCCGTCGTGGTCTTCTGCGGCGATCTGGTCGAGGAGTCCGGGGAGCCGCAGGCCGGTCCGGACGCGGTGCCCGGGCGGTGGCCGGCGGCGCTCGACGCGCTGCTGGAGCTGGGCGGGGAGACCGCGGTGTACGTCCCCGGGCACGGCGCGGTGGTGGACGCGCGGTTCGTCCGGGCCCAGCGGGACGCGCTGGCGCGCCGCTTCGCGGTGGGGTGA
- the hemW gene encoding radical SAM family heme chaperone HemW — protein MPSVLPDGEPMPADGSLPGHALAGAAGRPLGFYLHVPYCATRCGYCDFNTYTASELRGSGGAPASRDNYAETLVEEVRLARKVLGDDPRQVATVFVGGGTPTLLAAEDLGRMLAAIRDEFGLAPGAEVTTEANPETVDPAYLERLRAAGFTRVSFGMQSARQHVLRILERTHTPGRPEKCVEQARAAGFDHVNLDLIYGTPGESDDDWRASLDAAIGAGPDHVSAYALIVEDGTRLAHRIRRGEIPMTDDDVHADRYLIAEQALSDAGFHWYEVSNWATTKAGRCRHNELYWRGADWWGAGPGAHSHVGGVRWWNVKHPGAYAQALAEGRTPGAGREVLTDEDRRVERVLLELRLADGCPLDLLRPDGARAAARALADGLLQPAPYQAGRAVLTLRGRLLADAVVRDLVD, from the coding sequence ATGCCTTCCGTACTGCCCGACGGCGAACCCATGCCCGCGGACGGGTCGCTGCCCGGTCACGCCCTCGCGGGCGCCGCCGGCCGGCCGCTCGGCTTCTACCTGCACGTCCCGTACTGCGCCACCCGCTGCGGGTACTGCGACTTCAACACCTACACGGCGAGCGAGCTGCGCGGTTCGGGAGGGGCGCCGGCCTCGCGGGACAACTACGCCGAGACGCTGGTGGAGGAGGTCCGGCTGGCCCGCAAGGTGCTCGGGGACGACCCGCGGCAGGTGGCGACGGTCTTCGTGGGCGGCGGCACCCCGACGCTGCTGGCCGCCGAGGACCTGGGCCGGATGCTCGCCGCGATCCGGGACGAGTTCGGGCTCGCCCCCGGCGCCGAGGTCACCACCGAGGCCAACCCCGAGACGGTGGACCCGGCCTACCTGGAACGGCTGCGGGCGGCCGGCTTCACCCGCGTCTCGTTCGGCATGCAGAGCGCCCGGCAGCACGTGCTGCGGATCCTGGAGCGCACCCACACCCCCGGTCGCCCCGAGAAGTGCGTCGAGCAGGCCCGCGCGGCCGGCTTCGACCACGTCAACCTCGACCTGATCTACGGCACCCCGGGGGAGAGCGACGACGACTGGCGGGCCTCCCTCGACGCGGCGATCGGGGCCGGCCCCGACCACGTCTCCGCCTACGCCCTCATCGTCGAGGACGGCACCCGGCTCGCCCACCGCATCCGGCGCGGCGAGATCCCGATGACCGACGACGACGTCCACGCCGACCGCTACCTGATCGCCGAACAGGCCCTCTCCGACGCCGGATTCCACTGGTACGAGGTCTCCAACTGGGCCACCACGAAGGCCGGCCGCTGCCGCCACAACGAGCTGTACTGGCGCGGCGCCGACTGGTGGGGCGCCGGCCCGGGAGCGCACAGCCACGTCGGCGGCGTGCGCTGGTGGAACGTGAAGCACCCCGGCGCGTACGCCCAGGCGCTCGCCGAGGGCCGTACCCCCGGGGCCGGCCGCGAGGTCCTCACCGACGAGGACCGCCGGGTCGAGCGCGTCCTGCTGGAACTGCGCCTCGCCGACGGCTGCCCGCTGGACCTGCTGCGCCCGGACGGCGCCCGGGCCGCCGCCCGCGCCCTCGCCGACGGACTCCTCCAGCCCGCCCCCTACCAGGCCGGCCGCGCCGTGCTCACGCTGCGCGGGCGGCTGCTGGCGGACGCGGTGGTACGGGACCTGGTGGACTGA
- the hrcA gene encoding heat-inducible transcriptional repressor HrcA: MLSERRLEVLRAIVQDYVGTEEPVGSKALTERHKLGVSPATVRNDMAVLEEEGFIQQPHTSAGRIPTDKGYRLFVDRLAGVKPLSAAERRAIQNFLDGAVDLDDVVARTVRLLAQLTRQVAVVQYPSLTRSTVRHVELLSLAPARVMLVLITDTGRVEQRLVDCPAPVGETVLADLRARLNSRVVGRRFTDVPSLVQDLPDSFEHDDRPTVSVVLATLLETLVEETEERIMLGGTANLTRFAHDFPLTIRPVLEALEEQVVLLKLLGEGAKDSGVTVRIGHENAHEGLNSTSVIAVGYGSGDEAVARLGVVGPTRMDYPGTMGAVRAVARYVGQILAES; the protein is encoded by the coding sequence GTGCTGAGCGAACGCAGACTCGAAGTCCTGCGCGCCATCGTCCAGGACTACGTCGGCACCGAGGAACCCGTCGGTTCCAAGGCGCTCACCGAGCGGCACAAGCTCGGCGTGTCGCCCGCCACCGTGCGCAACGACATGGCGGTGCTGGAGGAGGAGGGGTTCATCCAGCAGCCCCACACCAGCGCCGGGCGGATCCCGACCGACAAGGGCTACCGCCTCTTCGTCGACCGGCTGGCCGGCGTCAAGCCGCTGTCGGCCGCCGAGCGCCGCGCCATCCAGAACTTCCTGGACGGCGCGGTCGACCTGGACGACGTGGTGGCCCGCACGGTACGGCTGCTGGCCCAGCTCACCCGGCAGGTGGCGGTGGTGCAGTACCCGTCGCTGACCCGCTCGACGGTGCGCCACGTGGAGCTGCTCTCGCTGGCCCCCGCACGGGTGATGCTCGTCCTGATCACCGACACCGGACGGGTCGAGCAGCGCCTGGTGGACTGCCCGGCGCCGGTCGGCGAGACGGTCCTGGCCGATCTGCGGGCCCGGCTCAACAGCCGGGTGGTCGGCCGCCGCTTCACCGACGTCCCCTCGCTCGTGCAGGACCTGCCGGACTCCTTCGAGCACGACGACCGTCCGACGGTCTCCGTGGTGCTCGCCACCTTGCTGGAGACGCTGGTGGAGGAGACCGAGGAACGGATCATGCTCGGCGGCACCGCCAACCTGACGCGGTTCGCCCATGACTTCCCCCTCACCATCCGCCCGGTCCTGGAGGCCCTGGAGGAACAGGTCGTCCTGCTCAAACTCCTCGGAGAAGGGGCGAAGGACAGTGGCGTAACGGTACGAATCGGTCACGAGAACGCGCATGAGGGCCTGAACTCCACATCGGTCATCGCGGTGGGTTACGGTTCGGGCGACGAGGCGGTCGCCCGGCTGGGCGTGGTCGGACCGACCCGGATGGACTACCCCGGAACGATGGGAGCGGTACGCGCAGTGGCGAGGTACGTCGGACAGATCCTGGCGGAGTCGTAA
- a CDS encoding S41 family peptidase encodes MTHPSYLRYPHPHGDLITFTAEDDVWAAPLDGGRAWRVSADNMPVDHPRISPDGEHIAYTSTRDGAPEVHFAPVDGGPAKRLTYWGSWQTRVLGWTPRGEVLAVTAHGEVSSRRTWARAVPLDGGPARTLPYGPVGGVAFGPDGAVLLQSVSMGREAATWKRYRGGTAGKLWLDPDGTGTFHRVHAALDGNIECPLWVSGGGGPARIAFLSDHEGTGALYSSLPDGSDLRRHTPLDGFYARHAATDGTRVAYTSGGRLHLLDSLDAEPRPLQVRLGGQRTDLQPYPVRAAHHLGDAHPDHTGRGSAVEVRGTVHWLTHREGPARALAATPGVRARLPRVFRKGGEGEPHVVWVTDAEGEDALEFAPATGSGAETGRTDATAPPHRLAAGRLGRVLELAVSPDGRRVAVASHDGRVLLVERETGEVRRVSDSEHGEASGLVFSPDSGWLAWSQPGPAPLRQLRLANTTTLAVCDATPLRFNDFSPAFTADGKHLAFLSERAFDPVYDAHVFDLSFPNACRPYLITLAADTPSPFGPQRHGRPLGGGADDRAEGERHDEGHPEDGERRVPVTRLDLDGLADRIVPFPVEAGRCSTLRAAAGGVLWLRHPLHGVLGAALATPQATPPATTLERFDLDRLRAEELAEDVDDFAVTGDGRRLLLTSGGKLRVVPSDAKADDEDGDSAVTVDLSRIRVTVEPAAEWRQMYAETGRLMRDNFWRPDLGGVDWDGVLDRYRPLLDRVATHDDLCDLLWEVHGELGTSHAYVVPPRGRGDALHRQGLLGADLVRDGDGVWRVARVLPSETSDPGARSPLAAPGVAVRAGDALLAVDGRPVDPVAGPGPLLVGTAGKPVELTVVGATGEPRAVVVVPIADEEPLRYHDWVAGRRAHVHERSAGRLGYLHVPDMQGYGWAQLHRDLRIEVAREGLVVDLRENRGGHTSQLVIEKLVRRVVGWDVPRGARPSSYPLDAPRGPVVAVADEFSGSDGDIVNAAIKELGIGPVVGTRTWGGVVGIDSRYHLVDGTLVTQPKYAIWFDSLGWDLENHGVDPDIEVVPTPQDRVAGRDVQLDTAIEVALERLAAQPARTPPALP; translated from the coding sequence GTGACGCACCCTTCGTACCTGAGGTATCCGCATCCGCACGGCGACCTGATCACCTTCACGGCCGAGGACGACGTCTGGGCGGCCCCGCTCGACGGCGGGCGGGCCTGGCGGGTCAGCGCCGACAACATGCCGGTCGACCACCCGCGGATCTCCCCGGACGGCGAGCACATCGCCTACACCTCGACCCGGGACGGCGCACCCGAGGTGCACTTCGCCCCGGTCGACGGCGGCCCCGCCAAACGCCTGACGTACTGGGGCAGTTGGCAGACGAGGGTGCTCGGCTGGACCCCGCGGGGCGAGGTGCTGGCGGTCACCGCGCACGGCGAGGTGTCGTCGCGCCGCACCTGGGCCCGGGCGGTCCCGCTGGACGGCGGCCCGGCCCGCACCCTGCCGTACGGACCGGTGGGCGGCGTCGCCTTCGGGCCCGACGGGGCGGTGCTGCTCCAGTCGGTCTCCATGGGCCGGGAGGCGGCCACCTGGAAGCGGTACCGCGGCGGCACCGCGGGCAAGCTGTGGCTCGACCCGGACGGCACCGGCACCTTCCACCGCGTCCACGCCGCACTCGACGGCAACATCGAGTGCCCGCTGTGGGTCTCGGGCGGCGGCGGCCCGGCCCGGATCGCCTTCCTCTCCGACCACGAGGGCACCGGCGCCCTCTACTCCAGCCTCCCGGACGGCTCCGACCTGCGCCGCCACACCCCGCTGGACGGCTTCTACGCCCGCCACGCGGCCACCGACGGCACCCGGGTCGCCTACACCAGCGGCGGCCGGCTCCACCTGCTCGACTCCCTCGACGCCGAACCGCGCCCGCTCCAGGTCCGCCTCGGCGGCCAGCGCACCGACCTCCAGCCCTACCCCGTCCGCGCCGCCCACCACCTCGGCGACGCCCACCCCGACCACACCGGCCGCGGCAGCGCCGTCGAGGTACGCGGCACCGTCCACTGGCTCACCCACCGCGAGGGCCCGGCCCGCGCGCTCGCCGCCACCCCGGGGGTACGGGCCCGGCTGCCCCGGGTCTTCCGCAAGGGCGGCGAGGGCGAGCCGCACGTGGTCTGGGTGACCGACGCCGAGGGCGAGGACGCGCTGGAGTTCGCCCCGGCCACCGGCTCCGGCGCCGAGACCGGCCGCACCGACGCCACCGCTCCGCCGCACCGCCTCGCCGCCGGCCGCCTCGGCCGGGTGCTCGAACTCGCCGTCTCGCCCGACGGCCGCCGCGTCGCCGTCGCCTCCCACGACGGCCGGGTGCTGCTGGTGGAACGGGAGACCGGCGAGGTGCGGCGGGTCTCCGACAGCGAGCACGGGGAGGCGAGCGGGCTGGTCTTCTCCCCGGACTCCGGCTGGCTCGCCTGGTCCCAGCCCGGCCCGGCGCCGCTGCGCCAGCTGCGGCTGGCCAACACCACCACGCTCGCCGTCTGCGACGCCACCCCGCTGCGCTTCAACGACTTCTCGCCGGCCTTCACCGCCGACGGCAAGCACCTGGCGTTCCTCTCCGAGCGCGCCTTCGACCCGGTCTACGACGCCCACGTCTTCGACCTGTCGTTCCCCAACGCCTGCCGCCCCTACCTGATCACGCTGGCCGCCGACACCCCCTCGCCGTTCGGCCCGCAGCGCCACGGCCGGCCGCTCGGCGGCGGCGCCGACGACCGGGCGGAGGGCGAACGCCACGACGAGGGCCACCCCGAGGACGGCGAACGCCGGGTCCCGGTCACCCGGCTCGACCTCGACGGACTCGCCGACCGCATCGTGCCGTTCCCGGTGGAGGCCGGCCGCTGCTCCACGCTGCGCGCCGCGGCCGGCGGGGTGCTGTGGCTGCGCCACCCGCTGCACGGCGTCCTCGGCGCCGCCCTGGCCACCCCGCAGGCCACCCCGCCGGCCACCACGCTGGAGCGGTTCGACCTCGACCGGCTGCGCGCCGAGGAACTCGCCGAGGACGTGGACGACTTCGCGGTCACCGGCGACGGCCGCCGGCTGCTGCTCACCTCCGGCGGCAAGCTGCGCGTGGTGCCCTCCGACGCCAAGGCCGACGACGAGGACGGCGACAGCGCGGTCACCGTGGACCTCTCCCGGATCCGGGTGACCGTCGAACCGGCCGCGGAATGGCGCCAGATGTACGCCGAGACCGGCCGCCTGATGCGGGACAACTTCTGGCGCCCCGACCTCGGCGGCGTCGACTGGGACGGGGTGCTGGACCGCTACCGCCCTCTGCTGGACCGGGTCGCCACCCATGACGACCTGTGCGACCTGCTGTGGGAGGTCCACGGCGAACTGGGCACCTCGCACGCCTACGTCGTCCCGCCGCGCGGCCGGGGGGACGCCCTGCACCGCCAGGGGCTGCTCGGCGCCGACCTGGTGCGCGACGGCGACGGGGTGTGGCGGGTGGCCCGGGTGCTCCCCTCGGAGACCTCCGACCCGGGCGCCCGCTCCCCGCTGGCCGCCCCGGGGGTCGCGGTACGCGCCGGGGACGCCCTGCTCGCGGTGGACGGCCGGCCGGTCGACCCGGTCGCCGGGCCCGGCCCGCTGCTGGTCGGCACCGCGGGCAAGCCCGTCGAGCTGACCGTCGTCGGCGCCACCGGCGAGCCGCGCGCGGTGGTGGTGGTCCCCATCGCCGACGAGGAGCCGCTGCGCTACCACGACTGGGTGGCCGGCCGCCGCGCCCACGTCCACGAACGCTCCGCCGGCCGCCTGGGCTACCTGCACGTCCCCGACATGCAGGGGTACGGCTGGGCGCAGCTCCACCGCGACCTGCGGATCGAGGTGGCCCGCGAGGGGCTCGTGGTGGACCTGCGGGAGAACCGCGGCGGCCACACCTCGCAACTGGTGATCGAGAAACTGGTCCGCCGGGTGGTCGGCTGGGACGTGCCCCGGGGCGCGCGTCCCTCCAGCTACCCGCTGGACGCCCCGCGCGGCCCGGTGGTCGCGGTGGCCGACGAGTTCTCCGGCTCCGACGGCGACATCGTCAACGCCGCCATCAAGGAACTGGGCATCGGCCCGGTGGTGGGCACCCGCACCTGGGGCGGGGTGGTCGGCATCGACTCCCGTTACCACCTGGTCGACGGCACCCTGGTCACCCAGCCCAAGTACGCCATCTGGTTCGACAGCCTCGGCTGGGACCTGGAGAACCACGGCGTCGATCCGGACATCGAGGTCGTCCCCACCCCGCAGGACCGGGTGGCCGGCCGGGACGTCCAGCTCGACACCGCGATCGAGGTGGCCCTGGAACGCCTCGCCGCCCAGCCCGCCCGCACCCCGCCCGCCCTGCCGTGA
- a CDS encoding DUF3097 domain-containing protein, translating to MRSRSYGPDLTPPWKRSKPAPEVAAEPDLVVEEVGTGFCGAVVRCEKTAEGVTVTLEDRFGKHRVFPLVPRGFMIDGQVVTLVRPAPAGRAPAGPRLTASGSIAVPGARARVARAGRIYVEGRHDAELVERVWGDDLRIEGVVVEYLEGVDDLPGIVAEFAPGPDARLGVLVDHLVPGSKESRIAERVGGPDVLVVGHPFVDVWQAVKPAAVGIPAWPTVPRGQDWKTGVCRALGWEEHTGAAWRRILASVRSYKDLEPELLGAVEHLIDHVTTPA from the coding sequence ATGCGCAGCAGGAGTTACGGCCCCGATCTGACCCCGCCCTGGAAGCGGTCCAAGCCGGCGCCGGAGGTGGCGGCCGAGCCGGACCTGGTGGTGGAGGAGGTCGGAACCGGCTTCTGCGGCGCGGTGGTGCGCTGCGAGAAGACCGCCGAGGGGGTCACCGTCACGCTGGAGGACCGCTTCGGCAAGCACCGGGTCTTCCCGCTGGTGCCCCGGGGCTTCATGATCGACGGCCAGGTGGTCACCCTGGTGCGTCCGGCCCCGGCGGGGCGCGCTCCGGCCGGGCCGCGGCTGACCGCCTCCGGCTCGATCGCGGTGCCCGGCGCCCGGGCCCGGGTGGCCAGGGCGGGGCGCATCTACGTCGAGGGGCGCCACGACGCCGAGCTGGTCGAACGGGTCTGGGGGGACGACCTGCGGATCGAGGGCGTGGTGGTGGAGTACCTGGAGGGCGTGGACGACCTGCCCGGCATCGTGGCGGAGTTCGCCCCGGGTCCCGACGCCCGCCTCGGCGTCCTCGTCGACCATCTGGTGCCCGGTTCCAAGGAGTCCCGGATCGCCGAACGCGTCGGCGGCCCCGACGTCCTGGTGGTCGGCCACCCCTTCGTGGACGTCTGGCAGGCGGTCAAGCCGGCCGCCGTGGGCATCCCCGCCTGGCCCACCGTGCCGCGCGGCCAGGACTGGAAGACCGGGGTGTGCCGGGCGCTGGGCTGGGAGGAGCACACCGGCGCGGCGTGGCGCCGGATCCTGGCGAGCGTACGCAGCTACAAGGACCTGGAGCCGGAGCTGCTGGGCGCGGTGGAGCACCTGATCGACCACGTCACGACGCCCGCCTGA
- a CDS encoding 16S rRNA (uracil(1498)-N(3))-methyltransferase, with the protein MTAPVFVVPPGALPAAPGTRVVLDGPEGRHAVSVRRLRVGEEIVLTDGEGTGAYGTVAAVEGKDWLEAEVAEVRREPDPAPRITVVQALPKGDRGELAVETMTETGVDAVVPWAAGRCVTQWKGERGVKALAKWRATAREAGKQARRLRFPVVHDLMTTRQVAGLLAGADFAAVLHEEGAAPLAAAPLPKRGEIVLVVGPEGGVAPDELAAFADAGAAPCRLGPTVLRTSTAGVAATALLLGRTGRWGAPD; encoded by the coding sequence GTGACCGCCCCCGTCTTCGTCGTCCCGCCCGGCGCGCTGCCCGCCGCCCCCGGCACCCGCGTGGTGCTCGACGGGCCGGAGGGCCGGCACGCCGTCTCGGTGCGCCGGCTGCGCGTCGGCGAGGAGATCGTGCTCACCGACGGGGAGGGCACCGGCGCCTACGGCACGGTGGCCGCCGTCGAGGGCAAGGACTGGCTGGAGGCCGAGGTCGCCGAGGTCCGCCGGGAGCCGGATCCGGCGCCGCGCATCACCGTCGTCCAGGCGCTGCCCAAGGGCGACCGGGGCGAGCTGGCGGTGGAGACGATGACCGAGACCGGCGTGGACGCCGTCGTGCCGTGGGCCGCCGGGCGGTGCGTGACGCAGTGGAAGGGCGAGCGCGGCGTCAAGGCGCTGGCCAAGTGGCGGGCCACCGCGCGGGAGGCCGGCAAGCAGGCGCGGCGGCTGCGATTCCCCGTCGTCCACGACCTTATGACGACCCGTCAGGTGGCCGGGCTGCTGGCCGGGGCCGACTTCGCCGCCGTCCTGCACGAGGAGGGCGCCGCCCCGCTGGCCGCCGCCCCGTTGCCGAAGCGCGGCGAGATCGTCCTGGTCGTCGGCCCGGAAGGCGGCGTCGCCCCCGACGAGCTGGCCGCCTTCGCGGATGCCGGCGCCGCCCCCTGCCGCCTGGGCCCCACCGTGCTGCGCACCTCCACCGCGGGGGTGGCCGCCACCGCGCTGCTGCTGGGCCGCACCGGCCGCTGGGGCGCCCCGGACTGA
- a CDS encoding nitronate monooxygenase: MPTLTELLPLPVVQAPMAGGASGPALAAVVSGAGGLGFLAAGYKTPEAVRREIAEVRALTARPFGVNVFLPQPAADPAAVAAYAARLAPEADRYGTALGDPGAGDDDAYDAKVALLLADPVPVVSFTFGCPEPAVVEALRRAGTYTVVTVTSAAEAVAARRAGADAVCAQGTEAGAHQGRHHDDPGRDATATTLQALLPAVREAAGLPVIAAGGIMDGRGIAAVLAAGAEAAQLGTAFLATAESGAHPLHKRALTDPGYDRTELTRAFSGRPARGLVNRFLREHGPAAPAAYPAVHHLTSPLRKAAAAAGDTEAMALWAGQGHRLARELPAAELVRVLAAELAEARGARTPGRAR; this comes from the coding sequence ATGCCAACCCTGACCGAGCTGCTGCCGCTGCCCGTCGTCCAGGCGCCGATGGCCGGCGGGGCCTCCGGCCCGGCGCTCGCCGCCGTGGTGAGCGGCGCCGGTGGCCTGGGCTTCCTCGCCGCCGGGTACAAGACGCCGGAGGCGGTGCGGCGGGAGATCGCGGAGGTACGCGCGCTGACCGCGCGGCCGTTCGGGGTCAACGTCTTCCTGCCGCAGCCCGCCGCCGACCCGGCCGCCGTCGCCGCCTACGCCGCCCGGCTGGCCCCCGAGGCCGACCGGTACGGCACCGCGCTCGGCGACCCCGGCGCGGGCGATGACGACGCCTACGACGCCAAGGTCGCGCTGCTGCTGGCGGATCCGGTGCCGGTGGTGAGCTTCACCTTCGGCTGCCCGGAGCCCGCCGTGGTCGAGGCGCTGCGCCGGGCCGGTACGTACACCGTGGTCACCGTCACCTCCGCCGCCGAGGCGGTCGCGGCCCGCCGGGCCGGGGCGGACGCGGTCTGCGCCCAGGGCACCGAGGCCGGCGCCCACCAGGGCCGCCACCACGACGACCCGGGCCGGGACGCCACCGCGACGACGCTTCAGGCGCTGCTGCCCGCGGTCCGCGAGGCGGCCGGGCTGCCGGTGATCGCGGCCGGCGGGATCATGGACGGCCGGGGGATCGCGGCGGTGCTGGCGGCCGGCGCCGAGGCGGCCCAGCTCGGCACCGCCTTCCTGGCCACCGCGGAATCCGGCGCCCACCCGCTGCACAAGCGGGCGCTGACCGATCCTGGTTACGACCGCACCGAGCTGACCCGGGCCTTCTCCGGCCGCCCGGCCCGCGGGCTGGTCAACCGCTTCCTGCGCGAGCACGGCCCGGCCGCCCCGGCCGCCTACCCGGCCGTCCACCACCTGACCAGCCCGCTGCGCAAGGCCGCCGCGGCGGCCGGCGACACCGAGGCGATGGCGCTGTGGGCCGGGCAGGGCCACCGGCTCGCCCGCGAGCTGCCCGCCGCCGAACTCGTCCGCGTCCTCGCCGCCGAGCTGGCCGAGGCCCGCGGCGCGCGCACCCCGGGGCGGGCCCGGTGA